The Candidatus Methylomirabilota bacterium DNA window CGTCCAGCCCCTCGAGCGCCTCCTGGAACAGCGTGTACTCGTGCTCCGCGGCGCTCAGCAGCTCCGCCTTCGTCACCGGTACGGTGCTCATCGGGTCGTCTCCCTCGTGCGGCTACGGGTGGAGGCGCTTGTAGAACAGGAGCTCGCGATAGCCCTGCGGGAGGTTGTCGATGTGGCCCGAGGGCGCGAAGCCGAGCGCCGCGTGCATCCGGATCGCGGCCGTGTTGGTCTCCTCGGCGGATGAGTAGAGCCGCGGGCCGGGCGAGACGGCCTCGAGCATCTTGAAGAGGGCGCGGGCGATGCCGCGCCGCC harbors:
- a CDS encoding GNAT family N-acetyltransferase, whose protein sequence is LMALATETLGPGRAGPLVRSHAERHPLLVAEEAGDVVGVLGYRTDWFQCTLVGLVCVRDDRRRRGIARALFKMLEAVSPGPRLYSSAEETNTAAIRMHAALGFAPSGHIDNLPQGYRELLFYKRLHP